The bacterium region GTGCGAACTCCCTGCTCTCGACGGTCTACGCCGGCATGGTGGCGGGCCCCTCCTCGGTCAAGTACATGAAGGCCCAGGCCAAGGTCGAGGTGAAGCCCTCGGTCGCCGAGGCCGCCGTCAAGCGCGAGACCGACCGCTACAACCAGATCCTGAACATGAAGGGGACCGAGAACCCCTACGTGCTGCACAAGGAGCTGGGCGAGTGGATGACGGACAACGTGACCGTCGTGCGCTACAACGACCGCCTCGAGAAGACCCTGGCGCACCTGGACACCCTGTCCGAGCGCTGGAAGAAGATCAACATCGACGACGTCGGTCCCTGGAGCAACCAGGCGGTGCCCTTCACCCGCCAGCTCTGGAACATGATCGAGATCGCCAAGGTGATCACCAAGGGCGCGCTCTTGCGCAACGAGAGCCGCGGTGCCCACTACAAGCCCGACTTCCCCGAGCGCGACGACGCCAACTTCCTGAAGACGACCATGGCCCGCTGGACCGCCAACGGCCCCGAGATCACTTACCAGGAAGTCGATACCAGCCTGATCAAGCCCCGCCCGCGTAAGTACGACGTGGACAAGGAAGCCGCGGCCAACGTGCCCGCGCCCGGCTCGGTCGAGGCGACCACCTCGGCCGTCGGCATGCACACCGAGGACCGCAAGCTCAGAGAGGAGTCGAAGTAATGCCTCCCGCCACCGTCAGCCTTCGAATCAAGCGCCAGGAGGGGCCCAATGCGGCCCCCCGCTGGGAGGAGTTCAAGGTCCCCTACTCCAAGGGCATGAACATCATCATGTGCCTGATGGAGATCCAGCGGAACCCGGTGAACGCCAGTGGCCAGAAGACCACCCCGGTCATCTGGGAAGCCGTCTGCCTCGAGCAGGTCTGCGGCTCCTGCTCCATGGTGATCAACGGCAAGCCTCAGCAGGCTTGCGCCTCGCTGGTGCAGAACCTCGCCCCCAACGGCGAGACCATCACCATCGAGCCCATGGGCACCTTCCCCATCGTGCGTGACCTGGTGGTCGACCGCCAGCGCATGTTCGACGCCCTCAAGAAGGTCCACGCCTGGATCGACATCGACGGCACCCACGACCTGGGCCCCGGCCCCCGTCAGAGCCCCGAGACCCAGGAAGTCACCTACGCCCTGTCGCGCTGCATGACCTGCGGCGTGTGCCTCGAGGCCTGCCCCAACGTGAACGAGCGCTCGCCGTTCATGGGGCCTGCGGCCGTCAGCCAGGTGCGCCTGTTCAACCTGCACCCCTCGGGATCGATGCACAAGGCCGAGCGCCTCGACGCGCTCAACGACATCGGCGGCGTCAACGACTGCGGCAACTCGCAGAACTGCGTCCGGGCCTGCCCCAAGGGCATCCCCCTGACGGAGTCGCTGGCTGCCATGAAGCGCGACACCACCGTCCACGGCCTGCTGGGCTTCCTCCAGCTGCCGTAAGGTTCAAGCTTGGCGGGGGCAACCGGTAGCGGTTGCCCCCGTCGCTTTGAGAGGCCATCATGAAAAAGTTCCTCGCCCACGGCTGCATGCTCGTCGGCATGCTGCACATGCCCGTCGCCCTCTACTTTGGCCTGACCCAGGGGATGGGGCCGGAGATGACCGTCTTCTTCTCGGGGCTCGGTTTCTTCTGGGGCGGTTACGTCCTCAAACGCGCGTTCGGAGTCTAAACACCCATGGCAAGCCTGATCACCGCCCAGCGGGGCACCCGCGACGTCCTTCCCCCCGAGTCTCTTCTCTGGAACAAGATCGAGGAGACCGCCCGGAGCTTCTTCGCGCGCTACCACGTGCTCGAAGTCCGCACCCCCATCTTCGAGGCCACCGAGCTCTTCACCCGCGGCATCGGCGAGGCCACCGACATCGTGAGCAAGGAGATGTACTCCTTCGTCGATAGGGGCGATCGCTCCATCACCCTGCGCCCCGAGGGAACGGCCGGCGTGGTCCGCGCCTACCTCCAGGGCAAGCTC contains the following coding sequences:
- the sdhB gene encoding succinate dehydrogenase iron-sulfur subunit; protein product: MPPATVSLRIKRQEGPNAAPRWEEFKVPYSKGMNIIMCLMEIQRNPVNASGQKTTPVIWEAVCLEQVCGSCSMVINGKPQQACASLVQNLAPNGETITIEPMGTFPIVRDLVVDRQRMFDALKKVHAWIDIDGTHDLGPGPRQSPETQEVTYALSRCMTCGVCLEACPNVNERSPFMGPAAVSQVRLFNLHPSGSMHKAERLDALNDIGGVNDCGNSQNCVRACPKGIPLTESLAAMKRDTTVHGLLGFLQLP